One region of Pan paniscus chromosome 5, NHGRI_mPanPan1-v2.0_pri, whole genome shotgun sequence genomic DNA includes:
- the LOC129397968 gene encoding LOW QUALITY PROTEIN: putative POM121-like protein 1-like (The sequence of the model RefSeq protein was modified relative to this genomic sequence to represent the inferred CDS: inserted 5 bases in 3 codons), protein MPEQDKDPRVQENPDGQRRVPEVTGDARSAFWPLRDTGVLFPFVPSPGPLQTYLHAQRSEIRYNQTSQTTWTSSCTNQNAISSSYSSAGGLLGLKWRRGPAEQKSGAGMPEQDKDLRVQENPDDQRTVPEVTGDARSTVRPLWDNGGLSPFVPRPRPLQTDLHAQSSEIRYNQTSQTSWTSSSTKRNAISSSYSSTGGLPGLKQRRGPASSCCQLTLSYSKTVSEDRPQAVSSGHTRCENKADTAPGQTFAPRGGSPRSQASRPRRRRIALLPRRRGEPLMLPPPLELGYRVTAEDLHLEKEAAFQRINSALQVEDKAISDCRPSRPSHTLSSLATGASGGPPVSKAPTMDAQQDRPKSQDCLGLVAPLASAAEVPSTAPVSGKKHRPPGPLFSSSDPLPATSSHSRDSAQVTSLIPAPFTAASMDAGMRRTRPGTSASAAAAAAPPHSTLNPTSGSLLNAVDGGPSHFWASATAAAGAQRSEVRYNQRSQTSRTRSCRKRKASPSSHSSTEGLPELKRRRGPASSXCQLALSSSKTVSEDGPQAVSSGHTRCENKADTAPGQTLAPRGGSPRSQASRPRINSALHVEDKAISDCRPSRPSHTXSSLATGASGGPPVSKAPTMDAQQDRPKSQDCLGLVAPLASAAEVPSTAPVSGKKHRPPXFSSSDPLPATSSHSRDSAQVTSLILAPFPAASRDAGMRRMFCVRNCLRGLGLFLLVFFFFFFAYMGILQLLII, encoded by the exons ATGCCTGAGCAGGACAAGGACCCTAGAGTCCAAGAGAATCCTGATGGTCAGAGAAGAGTCCCCGAGGTCACCGGGGATGCACGGTCTGCATTTTGGCCCCTGCGGGACACTGGAGTCCTCTTTCCCTTTGTGCCCAGTCCCGGGCCTCTGCAGACATACCTCCACGCCCAGAGGTCAGAAATCAGATACAACCAGACATCCCAGACCACCTGGACGAGCTCGTGCACCAACCAAAATGCCATCTCCAGCTCCTACAGCTCCGCGGGAGGCTTGCTGGGGCTAAAGTGGAGGAGGGGGCCAGCGGAGCAAAAGAGCGGGGCAGGGATGCCTGAGCAGGACAAGGACCTCAGAGTCCAAGAAAATCCTGATGATCAGAGAACGGTCCCCGAGGTCACCGGGGATGCACGGTCTACAGTTCGGCCCCTGTGGGACAATGGAGGCCTCTCTCCCTTTGTGCCCAGGCCCAGGCCTCTGCAGACAGACCTCCATGCCCAGAGCTCAGAAATCAGATATAACCAGACATCCCAGACCTCCTGGACGAGCTCGAGCACCAAACGAAATGCCATCTCCAGCTCCTACAGCTCCACGGGAGGCTTGCCGGGGCTAAAGCAGAGGAGGGGGCCAGCCTCATCCTGCTGCCAGCTGACCCTCAGTTACTCAAAGACAGTGAGTGAGGACAGGCCTCAGGCTGTCTCTTCGGGTCACACACGGTGTGAAAATAAGGCAGATACAGCACCAGGGCAGACATTCGCCCCAAGGGGTGGCTCCCCCAGATCCCAGGCCTCTAGGCCCCGTAGACGCAGGATTGCCCTGCTGCCACGCAGGCGAGGGGAGCCTTTAATGCTGCCACCTCCCTTAGAGCTGGGGTACCGGGTCACGGCTGAAGACCTGCACCTGGAAAAAGAGGCGGCATTCCAGCGGATCAACAGCGCGCTGCAGGTTGAGGACAAGGCCATCTCGGACTGCAGACCCTCACGGCCTTCCCACACTCTGTCCTCACTTGCAACAGGGGCTTCTGGTGGGCCTCCCGTTTCTAAAGCACCCACTATGGATGCACAGCAGGACAGACCCAAGTCCCAAGACTGCCTGGGCCTAGTGGCCCCCCTTGCATCTGCTGCAGAGGTCCCCTCTACAGCTCCCGTGTCTGGGAAGAAGCACAGACCACCAGGACCCCTGTTCTCCTCCTCAGATCCCCTTCCTGCCACCTCTTCCCACTCCCGGGACTCAGCCCAGGTCACCTCGCTGATTCCTGCGCCCTTCACAGCTGCAAGCATGGATGCGGGCATGAGAAGAACAAGGCCTGGCACGTCGGCTTCTGCAGCTGCCGCggcagcccctccccactccacatTGAACCCCACGTCGGGGTCACTACTCAATGCAGTGGATGGAGGCCCTTCACATTTCTGGGCCTCAGCCACAGCTGCAGCCGGTGCCCAGAGGTCAGAAGTGAGATATAACCAGAGATCCCAGACCTCCCGGACCAGATCGTGCCGCAAACGAAAGGCCAGCCCGAGCTCCCACAGTTCTACGGAAGGCCTCCCGGAACTAAAGCGGAGGAGGGGGCCAGCCTCAT GCTGCCAGCTGGCCCTCAGTTCCTCAAAGACAGTGAGTGAGGATGGACCTCAGGCTGTCTCTTCGGGTCACACCCGGTGTGAAAATAAGGCAGATACAGCACCAGGGCAGACACTCGCCCCCAGGGGTGGCTCCCCCAGATCCCAGGCCTCCAGGCCCCGCATCAACAGTGCACTGCATGTTGAGGACAAGGCCATCTCGGACTGCAGACCCTCACGGCCTTCCCACAC GTCCTCACTTGCAACAGGGGCTTCTGGTGGGCCTCCCGTTTCTAAAGCACCCACTATGGATGCACAGCAGGACAGACCCAAGTCCCAAGACTGCCTGGGCCTAGTGGCCCCCCTAGCATCTGCTGCAGAGGTCCCCTCTACAGCTCCCGTGTCTGGGAAGAAGCACAGACCACC GTTCTCCTCCTCAGATCCCCTTCCTGCCACCTCTTCCCACTCCCGGGACTCAGCCCAGGTCACCTCGCTGATTCTTGCCCCCTTCCCAGCTGCAAGCAGGGATGCCGGCATGAGAAGAATGTTTTGTGTTCGAAATTGTTTGAGGggtttgggtttatttttgttggttttttttttttttttttttgcttacatGGGCATCCTTCAGCTTTTAATAATCTGA